The Collimonas fungivorans Ter331 genome has a segment encoding these proteins:
- a CDS encoding alpha/beta hydrolase has product MPQKLRKLLPALLFTLVFSVPPAPANAAPRPYELEGTEVQSISSKILHRDYELFVSLPASYATSQKRYPVLFITDANYGFPLVRSIGNRLVVHGNKIQEFILVGLSYSKGDDPVFSRNRDYTPTDTTSGKGKELSGQAEQYRQFIEREVFPFVAANYRADMSRKIYAGHSYGSLLGLHVLLTEPQMFDQYILGSPSLWYDKKVMFSQERLYAAAHKDMPAKVLMLIGSFETVKPGDHNPRYNKESDMVQDMKDFEKQMNSHRYPGLKVRSEVIQDEDHLTVFPPLITRGLLWALPAK; this is encoded by the coding sequence ATGCCGCAAAAACTTCGCAAGCTCCTTCCTGCCTTATTGTTTACCCTGGTTTTTTCAGTCCCGCCGGCCCCGGCAAACGCCGCGCCCCGTCCATATGAACTGGAAGGGACCGAGGTGCAGAGCATTTCATCGAAGATACTGCACCGTGACTACGAGCTGTTCGTGAGCTTGCCGGCCTCCTATGCGACATCGCAGAAGCGTTATCCGGTGCTGTTCATCACCGATGCCAACTACGGCTTCCCGCTGGTGCGCAGCATTGGCAACCGGCTGGTCGTCCATGGCAATAAAATCCAGGAATTCATCCTGGTCGGGCTGTCCTATTCCAAAGGCGACGACCCGGTCTTCAGCCGCAACCGGGATTACACGCCGACCGACACCACCAGCGGCAAAGGCAAGGAATTGTCGGGGCAGGCCGAGCAGTATCGGCAGTTCATCGAACGGGAAGTATTTCCGTTTGTCGCCGCAAACTACCGTGCCGACATGAGCCGTAAAATCTATGCCGGCCACTCCTATGGATCGTTGCTCGGCTTGCATGTCCTGCTGACGGAGCCGCAGATGTTCGACCAGTACATTCTAGGCAGCCCCTCGCTGTGGTACGACAAGAAGGTCATGTTCAGCCAGGAGCGTCTTTATGCTGCGGCGCATAAAGACATGCCGGCCAAGGTACTGATGCTGATCGGCTCGTTCGAAACGGTCAAGCCGGGCGATCACAATCCACGCTATAACAAGGAAAGCGATATGGTGCAGGACATGAAGGACTTCGAGAAACAAATGAATTCACATCGTTATCCCGGCCTGAAAGTGCGTTCCGAGGTGATCCAGGATGAAGACCATCTGACGGTATTTCCTCCCTTGATCACGCGTGGCTTGTTATGGGCATTGCCGGCAAAATGA
- a CDS encoding DHA2 family efflux MFS transporter permease subunit, with protein MTENSIPTATRDRRGLALIVLCLGVLMIVLDTTIVNVALPSIKTDLKFSDTSLAWVVNAYMLTFGGFLLLGGRLGDLYGHRRLFLIGIALFTVASLACGLSTTQGFLLAARAVQGLAGAVVTSVALSLIMDLFTEPAERAKAMGVYGFVCAGGGSLGAMLGGLLTDTLSWHWIFLVNLPIGIAVIALSLRLLPALHSQAQSRHLDVFGAITVTAALMLAVYAIVNGNEAGWVSSRTLGQLAVAAALLATFLVIETRVRVPLMPLRLFQLRNVAVANVVGVLWAAAMFAWFFLSALYLQLVLGYKPLQVGLAFLPANLIMAVFSLGISAKLVMRFGIRRPLAVGLLLATCGLLLFARAPVDGHFIADVLPGMVLLGLGAGIAFNPVLLAAMSDVAPSESGLASGVVNTSFMMGGALGLAVLASLAALHTENLLAAGNEPLGALNSGYQAAFLVGACFAGLGAALGALLLRTKTMESAVPA; from the coding sequence ATGACTGAAAATTCCATCCCTACCGCAACCCGCGACCGCCGCGGCCTGGCCCTGATCGTGCTGTGCCTGGGCGTGCTGATGATCGTGCTCGACACCACCATCGTCAACGTCGCGCTGCCGTCCATCAAGACTGACCTGAAGTTCTCCGACACCTCGCTGGCCTGGGTGGTGAACGCCTACATGCTGACTTTCGGCGGCTTCCTGCTGCTCGGCGGCCGGCTCGGCGACCTGTACGGCCACCGGCGGCTGTTCCTGATCGGTATCGCATTATTCACCGTGGCCTCACTGGCCTGCGGCCTGTCCACTACCCAGGGCTTCCTGCTGGCGGCGCGCGCCGTGCAAGGGCTGGCCGGCGCCGTGGTGACCTCGGTGGCGCTATCGCTGATCATGGACCTGTTCACCGAACCGGCCGAACGCGCCAAGGCGATGGGGGTCTACGGTTTCGTCTGCGCCGGCGGCGGCAGCCTCGGCGCCATGCTGGGCGGCCTGCTGACCGACACCCTGAGCTGGCACTGGATTTTCCTGGTCAACCTGCCGATCGGCATCGCCGTCATCGCCCTTTCATTGCGGCTGCTGCCGGCGCTGCACAGCCAGGCGCAGTCCAGGCACCTCGACGTATTCGGCGCGATTACCGTCACCGCTGCGCTGATGCTCGCCGTGTATGCCATCGTCAACGGCAACGAAGCGGGCTGGGTGTCGTCTCGGACCTTGGGCCAGCTGGCCGTTGCGGCGGCGTTGCTGGCAACTTTCCTGGTGATCGAAACGCGGGTGCGGGTGCCGCTGATGCCGCTGCGGCTGTTCCAGCTGCGTAACGTGGCGGTCGCCAATGTCGTCGGCGTGCTGTGGGCGGCGGCGATGTTCGCCTGGTTTTTCCTGTCCGCGCTCTACCTGCAGCTGGTGTTGGGCTACAAGCCGCTGCAGGTCGGGCTGGCGTTCCTGCCGGCCAACCTGATCATGGCCGTCTTTTCCCTCGGGATCTCGGCCAAGCTGGTGATGCGCTTCGGCATCCGGCGGCCGCTGGCGGTGGGCCTGCTGCTGGCAACCTGCGGCCTGCTGCTGTTTGCGCGCGCCCCGGTCGACGGCCACTTCATCGCCGACGTATTGCCGGGCATGGTCCTGCTCGGCCTGGGCGCCGGGATTGCCTTCAATCCGGTGCTGCTGGCGGCCATGAGCGATGTCGCACCGTCCGAATCCGGGCTGGCCTCGGGCGTGGTCAACACCTCGTTCATGATGGGCGGCGCGCTCGGCCTGGCGGTGCTGGCCAGCCTGGCGGCCTTGCATACCGAGAACCTGCTGGCGGCCGGCAATGAACCGCTGGGGGCGCTCAACAGCGGCTACCAGGCAGCTTTCCTGGTAGGCGCCTGCTTCGCCGGCCTGGGCGCCGCGCTTGGCGCCCTGCTGTTGCGCACCAAAACCATGGAGAGCGCCGTGCCTGCATAA
- a CDS encoding ABC transporter ATP-binding protein: MQNIITVANVSKTYASGHRALNNVNLEIRRGEILALLGPNGAGKTTLISCICGILNISEGSVRVDGHDIGADFRAARSMIGLVPQELTTDAFETVWATVSFSRGLFGKPANPAHIEKVLKDLSLWDKKDNKIMTLSGGMKRRVLIAKALSHEPQILFLDEPTAGVDVNLRHDMWQLVRSLRESGVTIILTTHYIEEAEDMADRIGVINKGEIILIEDKKELMHKLGKKLLTLQLEQPLQQVPPELAAYQLSLSSDGSQLVYTYESDGERVTIISLLNALSAQGIQFKDIQTTQSSLENIFVNLIKDGQ, encoded by the coding sequence ATGCAAAATATCATTACTGTAGCAAACGTCTCGAAAACCTACGCTTCCGGCCACCGCGCCCTCAACAACGTCAACCTGGAGATCCGCCGCGGCGAGATCCTGGCGCTGCTGGGTCCGAACGGCGCCGGCAAGACCACACTGATCAGCTGCATCTGCGGCATCCTCAACATCTCCGAGGGCTCGGTGCGGGTCGACGGCCACGACATCGGCGCCGATTTCCGCGCGGCCCGCTCCATGATCGGCCTGGTGCCGCAGGAACTGACCACCGACGCCTTCGAAACGGTGTGGGCGACGGTGTCCTTCAGCCGCGGCCTGTTCGGCAAGCCGGCCAACCCTGCCCATATCGAAAAGGTGCTCAAGGACCTGTCCTTGTGGGACAAGAAGGACAACAAGATCATGACCCTGTCCGGCGGCATGAAACGCCGGGTGCTGATCGCCAAGGCCTTGTCGCACGAGCCGCAGATCCTGTTCCTCGACGAGCCGACCGCCGGCGTCGACGTCAACCTGCGCCACGACATGTGGCAGCTGGTGCGTTCGCTGCGGGAAAGCGGCGTCACCATCATCCTGACCACCCACTACATCGAGGAAGCCGAAGACATGGCCGACCGCATCGGGGTGATCAACAAGGGCGAGATCATCCTGATCGAGGACAAGAAAGAACTGATGCACAAACTTGGCAAGAAACTGCTGACGCTGCAGCTGGAGCAGCCGCTGCAGCAGGTTCCGCCCGAACTTGCGGCCTACCAGCTGAGCTTGTCCAGCGACGGCAGCCAGCTGGTCTATACCTATGAAAGCGACGGCGAACGCGTGACCATCATTTCGCTGCTCAACGCCCTCAGCGCACAAGGCATCCAGTTCAAGGATATCCAGACCACGCAAAGTTCCCTCGAGAATATTTTCGTCAACCTGATCAAGGACGGACAATGA
- a CDS encoding ABC transporter permease, protein MNFHAIRAIYNFEMARTWRTLLQSIIAPVISTSLYFVVFGAAIGSRIAQVDGVSYGAFIVPGLVMLSLLTQSISNASFGIYFPKFTGTIYELLSAPVSYREIVISYVGAAASKSILLGLIILATAGLFVPLHIEHPLWMILFLVLTAVTFSLFGFIIGIWADNFEKLQLVPLLIITPLTFLGGSFYSIKMLPPVWHTISLFNPVVYLISGFRWSFYGTADVHITVSLAMTLAFLAVFLGIVAWIFKTGYRLKS, encoded by the coding sequence ATGAATTTCCATGCAATCCGCGCCATCTACAACTTCGAAATGGCGCGCACCTGGCGTACCCTGCTGCAAAGCATCATCGCCCCGGTGATTTCGACTTCGCTGTATTTCGTCGTGTTCGGCGCCGCCATCGGCTCGCGCATCGCCCAGGTCGACGGCGTCAGCTACGGCGCCTTCATCGTGCCGGGGCTGGTGATGCTGTCGCTGCTCACGCAAAGCATCTCGAACGCCTCGTTCGGCATCTACTTCCCTAAATTCACCGGCACCATCTACGAGCTGCTGTCGGCGCCGGTGTCATACCGCGAAATCGTGATCAGCTACGTCGGCGCCGCCGCCAGCAAATCGATACTGCTCGGCCTGATCATCCTGGCCACGGCCGGACTGTTCGTGCCGCTGCACATCGAACATCCGCTCTGGATGATCCTGTTCCTGGTGCTGACCGCCGTCACCTTCAGCCTGTTCGGCTTCATCATCGGCATCTGGGCCGACAATTTCGAGAAGCTGCAGCTGGTGCCGCTGCTGATCATCACGCCGCTGACTTTCCTCGGCGGCAGCTTTTACTCGATCAAGATGCTGCCGCCGGTATGGCACACGATCAGCCTGTTCAACCCGGTGGTGTACCTGATCAGCGGCTTCCGCTGGAGCTTCTACGGCACTGCCGATGTGCACATCACGGTCAGCCTGGCGATGACGCTGGCATTCCTGGCAGTGTTCCTGGGAATCGTGGCCTGGATCTTCAAGACCGGCTACCGGCTCAAGTCCTAG
- a CDS encoding GNAT family N-acetyltransferase, translating to MQPETFSLRPARMADVPVLEALIARSGVGLSTGFYSDQQAAAVTRHVFGVDTQLVADQTYFIIEDGAKALACGGWSKRRTLFGGDRAKSGPDPLLDPLQEAARIRAFFVDPGMERRGLGSQLMRHCTREAALNGFGTLELVATLPGEPLYLAFGFAVIERFELDLPGGIQVPVTRMRKNIGPAETTAA from the coding sequence ATGCAGCCTGAGACTTTCAGCTTGCGTCCGGCGCGGATGGCCGACGTCCCGGTTTTGGAAGCGCTGATTGCCCGTTCCGGCGTCGGCCTGAGCACCGGTTTCTATTCGGACCAGCAGGCTGCGGCGGTCACCCGCCATGTGTTTGGCGTCGACACCCAGCTGGTCGCCGACCAGACTTATTTTATTATCGAAGACGGCGCCAAGGCCCTGGCTTGCGGCGGCTGGAGCAAGCGCCGCACGCTGTTCGGCGGCGACCGCGCGAAGAGCGGCCCCGATCCCCTGCTCGATCCGTTGCAGGAAGCTGCCCGCATACGCGCGTTCTTTGTCGATCCTGGCATGGAACGGCGCGGCCTCGGCAGCCAGCTGATGCGGCATTGCACTCGCGAAGCAGCCCTTAACGGCTTCGGCACGCTGGAGCTGGTCGCCACGCTTCCCGGCGAGCCGCTGTACCTGGCTTTCGGCTTTGCCGTCATCGAAAGGTTCGAGCTCGACCTGCCCGGCGGCATCCAGGTGCCGGTGACGCGGATGAGGAAAAACATCGGACCGGCAGAAACCACGGCGGCATAA
- a CDS encoding permease, protein MHSLSSPSSARGWSFWWKPALFVLVAVVGLYYVKWSPYYLKSFLAADKHSIGASILDDQQGAPIAAALAYAKVYFLAIWKAAVLAVILGSLLQVLIPRDWLLRLFGRAGFGSVLRGGLFALPGMMCSCCAAPVVAGMRRQKVSVGAALAFWIANPVLNPATLVFMGFVLGWGFTALRLVAGLVLVLGVSMIAQRISRPEEIPAAAAAEAVVAASAPARTDFLGRWARTIWQLFWSTIPVYVLAVLVLGAARVWLFPHVDGAMGNSLLWLVPLAIAGTLFVIPTAAEIPIVQTMMALGLGTAPAVALLMTLPSISLPSLLMLRKDFDARVLVAVAVLTMLVGVVSGLVGAALL, encoded by the coding sequence ATGCACAGTCTATCTTCCCCATCCAGCGCCAGGGGCTGGTCGTTCTGGTGGAAACCGGCGCTGTTCGTACTGGTAGCCGTGGTTGGCCTGTATTACGTCAAATGGTCGCCTTATTACCTCAAATCCTTCCTGGCCGCCGACAAGCACAGCATCGGCGCTTCCATTCTCGACGACCAGCAAGGCGCGCCCATCGCCGCCGCGCTGGCCTACGCCAAGGTGTATTTCCTGGCGATCTGGAAAGCCGCGGTGCTGGCGGTGATCCTGGGTTCGCTGCTGCAGGTGCTGATCCCGCGCGACTGGCTGCTACGCCTGTTCGGCCGCGCCGGCTTCGGCTCGGTGCTGCGCGGCGGCCTGTTCGCCCTGCCTGGCATGATGTGTTCCTGCTGCGCCGCCCCGGTCGTGGCTGGCATGCGTCGCCAAAAAGTTTCGGTGGGCGCGGCGCTGGCGTTCTGGATCGCCAATCCGGTGCTCAATCCGGCGACGCTGGTGTTCATGGGTTTCGTGCTGGGCTGGGGGTTTACCGCCCTGCGCCTGGTGGCGGGCCTGGTGCTGGTGCTGGGCGTATCGATGATCGCTCAGCGCATTTCCCGTCCCGAGGAAATCCCGGCGGCGGCGGCGGCAGAAGCGGTAGTCGCAGCCAGCGCGCCTGCCCGCACCGACTTCCTGGGGCGCTGGGCGCGCACCATATGGCAGCTGTTCTGGAGCACGATCCCGGTGTATGTGCTGGCAGTGCTGGTGCTGGGCGCAGCCCGGGTCTGGCTGTTCCCGCATGTCGACGGTGCCATGGGCAACAGCCTGCTGTGGCTGGTGCCGCTGGCCATCGCCGGCACCTTGTTCGTGATCCCGACAGCGGCTGAAATCCCTATCGTGCAAACCATGATGGCGCTGGGCCTAGGCACCGCGCCGGCGGTGGCGCTGCTGATGACTTTGCCGAGCATCAGCCTGCCGTCGCTGCTGATGCTGCGCAAGGATTTCGACGCCAGGGTGCTGGTGGCGGTAGCCGTGCTGACCATGCTGGTCGGCGTGGTCAGCGGGCTGGTTGGAGCTGCGCTGCTGTAA
- a CDS encoding GlcG/HbpS family heme-binding protein, protein MEVTIDRASFVVEYGSPLSLADAKAVMQAAEEFARERGWPMVIAVVDSACHLQLLQRMDQAQLGSIGVSRQKAETAVAFRRPTAVFQDALGQGGSHLRLLAMDNLMPLEGGLPLLRNGAVIGGIGVSGMQSDQDAQVAMAGAAALRDR, encoded by the coding sequence ATGGAAGTGACAATTGATCGCGCCAGTTTTGTTGTCGAGTATGGTTCGCCGCTGTCATTGGCGGACGCCAAGGCGGTGATGCAGGCGGCGGAGGAATTTGCCCGGGAGCGCGGCTGGCCAATGGTAATCGCCGTGGTGGATAGCGCCTGCCACCTGCAGCTTTTGCAGCGGATGGATCAGGCCCAGCTGGGAAGCATCGGCGTCAGCCGGCAGAAAGCCGAAACCGCGGTGGCTTTCCGCCGGCCTACGGCGGTGTTCCAGGACGCGCTAGGGCAGGGTGGCAGCCATCTGCGGCTGCTGGCGATGGACAATCTGATGCCGCTTGAAGGCGGCCTGCCTCTGCTGCGCAACGGCGCCGTCATCGGCGGCATAGGCGTATCCGGCATGCAGTCCGACCAGGATGCGCAGGTCGCCATGGCCGGCGCCGCGGCGCTAAGGGACCGTTAG
- a CDS encoding LysR family transcriptional regulator, whose translation MKITSIQDYAAFVAVVDEGSLTAAARKLGRSVQAVSISLKNLEDELALTLVTRSTRRCSPTPAGLKFAARLRTVLADINDAHAEVLDDAAQLSGPIRIGASTLFGPDFLMPILAGFIERQPGIAIELALSDRHVDLAKEGLDLAIRIGHLKQPDLKARKLGVLRRVVVGAPGYLARRGRPGEPGDLQQHDCILRRNARQQESWSFSSGNIVVSGRFSSDSALARQRAATLGLGLCMAPLWQVSSLVDAGQLEVVLDDFAMPGLPIHIVWPEGRTPRRVRAVIDLLAARLSVAGF comes from the coding sequence ATGAAAATCACCTCGATCCAGGATTACGCTGCTTTCGTCGCCGTGGTTGACGAAGGCAGCCTGACAGCCGCCGCCCGCAAGCTCGGGCGATCGGTGCAGGCGGTCAGCATCTCCCTGAAAAACCTGGAGGACGAACTGGCACTGACGCTGGTGACGCGCAGCACGCGCCGCTGCAGTCCGACGCCGGCCGGCCTGAAATTTGCGGCCCGCCTGCGCACCGTGCTGGCCGACATAAACGATGCCCATGCCGAAGTGCTGGATGACGCCGCACAATTGAGCGGGCCGATCAGGATCGGCGCATCCACCCTGTTCGGCCCCGATTTCCTGATGCCGATACTGGCAGGTTTTATCGAACGACAGCCCGGGATCGCCATCGAACTGGCGCTATCGGACCGCCATGTCGATCTCGCAAAGGAAGGGCTGGACCTGGCGATCCGCATCGGCCACCTGAAGCAGCCTGACCTCAAAGCCAGGAAACTCGGCGTGCTGCGCCGGGTGGTGGTCGGCGCCCCCGGTTATCTGGCACGCCGCGGCCGCCCCGGCGAACCCGGCGACCTGCAGCAGCATGACTGCATCCTGCGGCGCAATGCCAGGCAGCAGGAAAGCTGGAGTTTCAGCTCCGGCAATATCGTGGTGTCCGGCCGCTTCAGTTCCGACAGCGCCCTGGCCCGGCAGCGTGCGGCGACTCTCGGGCTGGGCTTGTGCATGGCCCCGCTGTGGCAAGTCAGCAGCCTGGTTGACGCCGGCCAGCTGGAAGTGGTGCTCGATGACTTCGCAATGCCCGGCTTGCCGATCCATATCGTATGGCCGGAAGGCCGCACGCCGCGCCGGGTGCGCGCGGTAATCGACCTGCTTGCAGCGCGCCTCTCCGTGGCCGGGTTTTGA
- a CDS encoding alpha/beta fold hydrolase has translation MNRFLPRYVAVAAFAAVISATGCAALAQSAPALTTKEGEFVVHDFKFRSGETLPALKLHYTTLGTPKRDADGHVNNAVIVMHGTGGDGHQFLRPQFANILFAPGGLLDPAKMYVILPDGIGHGKSSKPSDGLHARFPKYDYDDMVAAQYALVTQGLGVDHLRLVMGTSMGCMHSFVWGETYPSFMDALMPLACQPVPIAGRNRAWRKMLIDGITSDPAWQGGDYKSQPQQGLRTAADLLLIAGSAPHQQQKEYPTRDAADAYVTEHVTKDLATLDANDLLYQVSASRNYDPSANLDKITAPLMWVNSADDFINPPETGIAEVQVKKIKNGRYVLIPISDQTYGHGTHTRAAVWQSYLADLLKESAKK, from the coding sequence ATGAACCGTTTCCTTCCTAGATATGTTGCCGTTGCTGCTTTCGCCGCCGTCATCAGCGCTACCGGCTGCGCAGCGCTGGCGCAGTCCGCGCCGGCGTTGACCACCAAGGAAGGAGAATTTGTCGTCCATGATTTCAAGTTCCGTTCCGGTGAAACGCTGCCCGCGCTGAAGCTGCACTACACCACGCTCGGCACGCCAAAACGCGATGCGGACGGACATGTGAACAACGCAGTGATCGTCATGCACGGCACCGGCGGCGACGGCCATCAGTTCTTGCGGCCGCAATTCGCCAATATCCTGTTTGCGCCGGGCGGCTTGCTGGACCCGGCCAAGATGTACGTCATCCTGCCCGACGGCATCGGCCACGGCAAATCCTCGAAACCCAGCGACGGCCTGCATGCGCGTTTTCCCAAATACGACTATGACGACATGGTCGCCGCACAATATGCCTTGGTCACCCAGGGCCTGGGCGTGGATCATTTGCGGCTGGTAATGGGAACTTCGATGGGTTGCATGCATTCTTTTGTCTGGGGCGAAACCTACCCCTCGTTCATGGATGCGCTGATGCCGCTGGCTTGCCAGCCGGTGCCGATCGCTGGCCGCAACCGTGCCTGGCGCAAGATGCTGATCGATGGCATCACCAGCGATCCGGCGTGGCAGGGCGGCGATTACAAGTCCCAGCCACAGCAAGGTTTGCGCACCGCGGCGGACCTGCTGCTGATCGCCGGCAGCGCGCCGCACCAGCAGCAAAAAGAGTATCCGACGCGCGACGCCGCGGACGCCTATGTCACCGAGCATGTGACCAAAGACCTGGCCACGCTCGACGCCAACGACTTGCTGTACCAGGTCAGCGCATCGCGCAATTACGACCCGTCCGCCAACCTGGATAAGATCACCGCGCCGCTCATGTGGGTCAATTCTGCCGACGATTTCATCAATCCGCCGGAAACCGGCATCGCCGAAGTCCAGGTGAAAAAAATCAAGAATGGCCGTTACGTATTGATCCCGATCAGCGATCAGACCTATGGCCATGGCACGCATACGCGGGCAGCGGTGTGGCAATCCTACCTGGCCGATCTGCTGAAAGAGTCGGCCAAAAAATAG
- a CDS encoding LysR family transcriptional regulator, producing MDRLEALRLFTHIVDLGSFTKAAGVLEIPRATATHAMKELELRLGTRLLERTTRNVKPTLDGRAFYERCCRILADVEDAETSLDTSAANPGGVLRLGLHGTHATWIILPRLAEFRERYPRLNIAISSGDRLVDLVGEGIDCVVRVGIPKDSSLIARRLASLPEVICASPEYLERCGTPLVPEDLAAHQAVGFFTRNHNIQYPFTLLRNGQAEEYKAGSWIAVDSADSYTQCALQGFGLIQVPRFRVEQYLQSGRLVAVLGDWACPELPVLALYPSHHQLSPRVKVFVDWVVQVYAEYFAGQA from the coding sequence ATGGACAGACTTGAAGCATTGCGCCTCTTCACCCATATCGTCGACCTGGGCAGTTTTACCAAGGCCGCCGGTGTGCTGGAAATCCCTCGCGCCACCGCCACCCACGCCATGAAGGAGCTGGAACTGCGGCTGGGAACGCGGCTGCTGGAGCGAACCACGCGCAACGTCAAGCCGACCCTGGACGGCCGCGCCTTCTATGAGCGCTGCTGCCGCATCCTGGCCGACGTCGAAGATGCAGAAACCTCGCTCGACACCAGCGCCGCCAATCCCGGCGGCGTGCTGCGCCTGGGCCTGCACGGCACCCACGCTACCTGGATCATCCTGCCGCGGCTGGCCGAATTCCGCGAACGCTATCCGCGCCTGAACATCGCGATCAGCAGCGGTGACCGCCTGGTCGACCTGGTGGGCGAAGGGATAGACTGCGTGGTGCGGGTCGGCATACCCAAGGATTCCTCGCTGATCGCCAGGCGGCTGGCTTCGCTGCCGGAGGTCATCTGCGCCAGTCCAGAATACCTGGAGCGCTGCGGCACGCCGCTGGTCCCGGAGGATCTGGCGGCACACCAGGCAGTCGGCTTTTTCACGCGCAACCACAACATCCAATATCCGTTCACTTTGCTGCGCAACGGCCAGGCAGAAGAATACAAGGCCGGCAGCTGGATAGCAGTCGACAGCGCCGACAGCTACACCCAATGCGCGCTGCAGGGTTTCGGCCTGATCCAGGTGCCGCGCTTCCGGGTTGAACAATACCTGCAGAGCGGCCGGCTGGTGGCGGTGCTAGGCGACTGGGCCTGCCCCGAACTGCCAGTGCTGGCGCTGTATCCTTCCCACCATCAGCTGTCGCCCAGGGTCAAGGTATTTGTCGACTGGGTGGTACAGGTGTATGCCGAATATTTTGCCGGCCAGGCTTAG
- a CDS encoding zinc ribbon domain-containing protein YjdM codes for MSTLPACPECSSEFTYEDGGLYICPECAHEWSAQAAADSGADGAKVYRDAVGNVLQDGDTVTVIKDLKLKGSGGVVKVGTKVKNIRLVDSDHDIDCKIDGFGAMSLKSEFVKKV; via the coding sequence ATGAGCACCTTGCCCGCATGCCCGGAATGCAGTTCCGAATTCACCTACGAAGACGGCGGCCTCTACATCTGCCCGGAATGCGCCCATGAATGGTCGGCGCAGGCTGCGGCGGATTCGGGCGCAGACGGCGCCAAGGTATATCGCGATGCGGTCGGCAATGTCTTGCAGGACGGCGACACGGTGACCGTGATCAAGGACCTGAAACTGAAAGGTTCGGGCGGCGTGGTCAAGGTCGGCACCAAGGTGAAGAATATCCGCCTGGTCGACAGCGACCACGACATCGACTGCAAGATCGACGGCTTCGGCGCCATGAGCCTGAAATCGGAATTCGTCAAGAAGGTGTAA
- a CDS encoding TAXI family TRAP transporter solute-binding subunit — protein sequence MTTQRLRLLITGAVVAIAVVGWALVTILKPATQRTIVITAGADKGIYNGFAERYAPLLKREGITLDIRNSSGSVENYQRLKDPESEYEVGFIQSGTTTPSENDQLQTIAAISYEPIWVFYRGDTVINRLAQLKGKRISIGVPGSGLLKVSRTLLGHSGINADNAKLLEMDAYKAYQNLENGQLDAAFFIGRPDAAMQQMLLNSDLKLMSFAQADALVLKFPSLSKIIFPRASTSVANDLPQADVTLLAATALLVSKDTLHPALVYLLLEAANTAHAREDYFTPRGTFPNLNTDDFPISDESTRYFKSGRPFLQRYLPFWLASFIERRLLILLPFMALLFGLLQALPRMVESRMKNRLVVWYREIKSLEDEIWSTKQPSKEQIAQWRDDIENIDANASQIRIPQRYFQDVYALKQAIRVVRERIVQVAQKVEQ from the coding sequence ATGACCACGCAACGGCTGCGGCTCCTGATCACCGGCGCGGTCGTGGCGATCGCCGTGGTTGGCTGGGCCCTGGTGACCATCCTCAAGCCGGCCACCCAGCGCACCATCGTCATCACCGCCGGCGCCGACAAAGGCATCTACAACGGCTTCGCCGAGCGCTATGCGCCTCTACTGAAGCGCGAAGGCATCACCCTCGATATCCGCAACTCTTCCGGCTCGGTGGAAAACTACCAGCGGCTGAAGGATCCCGAGAGCGAATACGAAGTCGGCTTCATCCAGTCCGGCACCACCACCCCGTCCGAAAACGACCAGCTGCAAACCATCGCCGCCATCTCGTATGAGCCGATCTGGGTGTTCTACCGCGGCGACACCGTCATCAACCGCCTGGCGCAACTGAAAGGCAAGCGGATTTCCATCGGCGTCCCCGGCAGCGGCCTGCTGAAAGTCTCACGCACCCTGCTCGGCCACAGCGGCATCAACGCCGACAATGCCAAGCTGCTGGAAATGGATGCCTACAAGGCTTACCAGAACCTCGAGAACGGCCAGCTGGACGCCGCTTTCTTTATCGGCAGGCCGGACGCAGCGATGCAGCAGATGCTGCTCAACAGCGACCTCAAGCTGATGAGTTTTGCCCAGGCCGACGCGCTGGTGCTGAAATTCCCGTCGCTCTCCAAGATCATCTTCCCGCGCGCCTCGACCAGCGTCGCCAATGACCTGCCGCAAGCCGACGTCACCTTGCTGGCCGCCACCGCGCTGCTGGTGTCCAAGGACACCCTGCATCCGGCGCTGGTCTACCTGCTGCTGGAAGCCGCCAACACCGCCCACGCCCGCGAAGACTATTTCACGCCGCGCGGCACCTTCCCCAACCTGAACACGGACGATTTCCCGATCTCGGACGAAAGCACGCGCTACTTCAAATCCGGCCGCCCCTTCCTTCAGCGCTACTTGCCGTTCTGGCTGGCCAGCTTCATCGAACGCCGCCTGCTGATCCTGCTGCCGTTCATGGCGCTGCTGTTCGGCCTGCTGCAGGCATTGCCGCGCATGGTGGAATCGCGCATGAAAAACCGGCTGGTGGTCTGGTACCGCGAGATCAAGTCGCTGGAAGATGAAATATGGAGCACCAAGCAACCCAGCAAGGAGCAGATCGCCCAATGGCGCGACGACATCGAAAACATCGACGCCAACGCCAGCCAGATACGCATTCCGCAGCGTTATTTCCAGGATGTGTATGCGCTCAAGCAGGCTATCAGGGTGGTGCGGGAAAGGATTGTTCAAGTGGCTCAGAAAGTTGAGCAATGA